AACACACACCCTCTTCAAGACCACGAACAACGCCATGAAAAACTTCTTCGCTCTCGCCTTCGCCCTGACCTTCGCCTTCGCCGCCACGACCGCTTCCGCGCAGTCCAACACGGCCACGCAGAATGTGTCCATCAACGTCGCTGAAATCGCGGTGATCGCCGTGACCGGCAACATCTCGATGACCATCAACGCGGCGACTGCCGGCCAGGCCCCGGACGCCGCCACGGCATCCAGCTCCTACAACGTGACCACGAACGGTACCGACAAGAAGATCACCGCCGAGCTCGACGCGGCCATGCCGACCGGCCTCACGCTGAACGCCACGATGGCCGCTCCCGAGGGCGCCGAGTCGGAAGGCAAGCAGGCACTCTCCGAGACGGCCGTCAACCTGGTCACCGGCATCACGCAGGTCCGTGGAACGGGTCTCTCGCTGAACTACGAAGCCGTAGCCACAGTCGACGCCGACCCGGACAGCTACACCCGCACGGTCACCTACACGATCACGAACAACTAAGATCAACTGAATGCCTGCACCGGAACGCTGCTAACGCAGGCACCAGACAGGAAGGGCGGCACCCGCGAGGGTGCCGCCCTTTTCTTTTGCGCGTCGAGCGGGTATAAAAATGTAACCTGCCAGGTTACATTTCAACCGTCCGGAATTCAGCCTGAAAACGCTTCGGAAAAGGCGGCCACCAGGTCGGCAATCAGGTCGTCCACGTGCTCGAGCCCCACGGAAATCCGGATGTCGGACACGGAAATCCCCAGGGCGGCGAAACGTTCGGGCGGGAGCTCGCGCAGATAGCTGATGGCGGGGGCATAGACCAGGCTCTCGTGTCCGCCCCACGATACGCCGAGCTGGAACAGTCGCAGCGCACCCACGAACCGCTTCATGACCGCCACGTCATCCGTATCGATCTCGAAGCCCATGAGCCCCGTGAACCCGGACATCTGGCGGCAGGCCAGGGCGTACTGGGGATGGCTCGGCAACCCGGGCCACCGCACGCGCCGGACCCGCCCGTGGGCCTCCAGGAATTCCGCAACGCGGCGGGCGCTCGTAACGTGTCGTTCCATCCGCACGGGGAAGGTGCGCAGGCTGCGCAACAGCAACCAGGAGGCAAACGGCGAAATGGCGCCTCCAATCAACTCGCCCTCCAGTGGCGCCATGGCTTCCAGATGCGTCGCCGAGCCCATGACCACTCCCGCAACCATGTCGCTGTGGCCCGCCAGGTACTTGGACACGGAGTGGACTTCGAGATCCACGCCGAGCTCCAGCGGCCGCTGGTAAAGCGGCGTGGCCCACGTGTTGTCGATGACGGTCGCAATGCCCCGCTCCCGGGCCAACGCTGTCACCGCGGCAATGTCCTGCAACGAAAACACGGCGGAGGACGGGCTTTCCAGGTAGATGAGTCGGGTGTTGTCCTGGAGCGCATCGGCGAACTCGGCGATGTCCTCGCCGCCGACGAATGTGGTCTGCAGCCCCATCTTACTGGCCAGGTAGCCCCGCAGGAGATTGTTTGCAGGTCCGTATACGTTCTTCACCACCACCACGTGATCTCCCGCATCAACAAAATGCAGGACAGCGGCTGTAATGGCAGCCATGCCACTTGCAAAGAGCCGCGCCCGCTCGGCACCCGCCAGCCGGGCCAGCTTGTGCTCCACGATCTGTGTGGTGGGGTTGGCCTGGCGCGAGTAGATGGGCGTGTTCACGCGGTCGGCGAAGGCCGCATCTATGGCATCCCACGATTCGAAGGTGAACAGCGAGGACAGGTGCATGGGCGGCACGACGGCGCCGGCCTGCGCCTGGCGATCCTCGCCGAGATGCTGGAGATCGGTATCAAGATGAGGCATGTTTTTCTATTCCGGTGATGGCGAGCAGGGCGGCCACTACCAGGTTGATGAGGGTCATGAGCTGCCACGGCCAGTAGGCGGCCCACGGAACGCCGAGCGTGGCGACCATGAACACCGCGCTGGCATGCCAGGGGACAATGCTCTCGATCATGGTGCCGTAGTCATCGATGGAACGGGACAGGACTTTCGCGGGGATGCGCAGGGTGCGGAAACGGGGGACGAACGCATCGCCGACAATGAAGCTGGTGGCGTACTGATTCGATGTCAGCGCATTGGTGAGGGCGCTGGCGCCGAGCGCGGAGAGGATGGTGGTGCTGCGCGTCCGGGCGAAGGCGAAGACGCGGTTGACCACCGTGGGCATGGCGTTGATGGTGTCGATGGCCCCGATGAAGAAGAAGATGAGGAACGCCACGAAGATGGCTTCGGACATGGAGTAGAGGCCGCCTCGGTTGACGAGTGCTGCCACGGCGGGCAGCGGCTCGGCGGCCCACGTCGCCATGTCCACCGAAAAACCCCGGTTCATGGCAATCAGGATGTCGATGACGGCATACTGCTGGAAGATGGCGGCTTCCACAGCGGCGACGATCACGCTCGAAATCAGGACGGGAATGATGGGTTTCCTCATCGCCGAGCCCACCAACACGATGACGGGCGGCAGCAGCAGCAGGATATTGAACTCGAAGAGCGTCCGGAGGCTGATCATGAAGGGGCCAATGACGTCCGCGCCGCCAACCGCCACCGTCGCGCCATGCGTGAACCCGAGCACCGTGAACGCCACGGCCGCCAGCACGGCCGACGGCAGCGTCGTCACCATCATGGATCGGATGTGGTCGTAGAGGTCGACGCCCGTGGCCAGCGCGGCCATGTTGGTGGTATCGGACAGCGGAGACAGTTTGTCGCCGAAGTACGCGCCGCCGATGATGGCGCCGGCGGCAATGCCGAGGTCCGCGTCAAGTACCCCCGTAATGCCGATCAAAACGAC
Above is a genomic segment from Rhodothermales bacterium containing:
- a CDS encoding aminotransferase class I/II-fold pyridoxal phosphate-dependent enzyme yields the protein MPHLDTDLQHLGEDRQAQAGAVVPPMHLSSLFTFESWDAIDAAFADRVNTPIYSRQANPTTQIVEHKLARLAGAERARLFASGMAAITAAVLHFVDAGDHVVVVKNVYGPANNLLRGYLASKMGLQTTFVGGEDIAEFADALQDNTRLIYLESPSSAVFSLQDIAAVTALARERGIATVIDNTWATPLYQRPLELGVDLEVHSVSKYLAGHSDMVAGVVMGSATHLEAMAPLEGELIGGAISPFASWLLLRSLRTFPVRMERHVTSARRVAEFLEAHGRVRRVRWPGLPSHPQYALACRQMSGFTGLMGFEIDTDDVAVMKRFVGALRLFQLGVSWGGHESLVYAPAISYLRELPPERFAALGISVSDIRISVGLEHVDDLIADLVAAFSEAFSG
- a CDS encoding Na+/H+ antiporter NhaC family protein, with translation MLGLIVGPLAFGLPSAPLEILFVLAAAFAVGHLVVIGVPYADIQASVVRKLASALPAFFILFTIGIIIAAWMISGTIPMLVYWGLELVSPAFLYVTCFLVPIVFSLLTGTSWGSVGTVGVVLIGITGVLDADLGIAAGAIIGGAYFGDKLSPLSDTTNMAALATGVDLYDHIRSMMVTTLPSAVLAAVAFTVLGFTHGATVAVGGADVIGPFMISLRTLFEFNILLLLPPVIVLVGSAMRKPIIPVLISSVIVAAVEAAIFQQYAVIDILIAMNRGFSVDMATWAAEPLPAVAALVNRGGLYSMSEAIFVAFLIFFFIGAIDTINAMPTVVNRVFAFARTRSTTILSALGASALTNALTSNQYATSFIVGDAFVPRFRTLRIPAKVLSRSIDDYGTMIESIVPWHASAVFMVATLGVPWAAYWPWQLMTLINLVVAALLAITGIEKHASS